taaaatgaaatcttaaaaaaaaaaaaaattaaatcctacAAGGTTGTGACCACATAGTATGCTGTTTGGAGTTCTCTATTTCCCTCTCAATATTACAATGCAAGCATTCCCTCAAGGCATTAACTAGGCTTCACAAATGCCATCTGACGGCTGCGTCAGCTATGCCTCAGTGTACCCAGCACCGCGCCCACTAAGGAGAATCCGGGAAGATTCTGCCTCCTGTGCCCAGCCCAGCACTGCCCCTCCTGTGGCCCTCAGCTTCTGCCCTGAGAGGCGGCAGCCCAGTTCAGGGGTTAAGGGCTGGGACTCTGGAGACCAATGGCCTCAGTCTGATACCAAGTCTGTCGTCTcctcctgtgtgaccttgggtgagtcactgCCCCGCTCTCTGCCTCCCgctaaaatggagataattcatAATCCCTCCCGTGAAACGCTTGAGGCCAGATGTTCTGAAATCTGCTGGTAAAAGGTGAGGCACTACTGTCCAGCGCATACTTCATACCGCCCCCTGGGACTTCTAGCCCTTAGCAAGTCCGGGACTATTTCTAGAGTGAAGTGTTTGAATAGCCACGTGAGTGGGATCAATAAAAGCTCTAAATAGCTTCACATGAGTTCTGATCAGGCTCTATCACTGAATGGTATGTGCTGCCAAAGTTAGGGAAAATCTTCCGGTTTTTGGAGCTTTATGGATTTCATAGTCCCGGATACTGAGTAAGTACCTATCTCGTAGGACAGTTTGGCAGATTAAATGAGTTGTTGCGCCTAAAGCATTTAGAATGGTGTCTGGTGCCAAAGAGGGGCTCAGTGCCTGTTAGCTGTTGCTGtaagtatttttaatcttttttcctgaggtgtaatttacatattgaagtgtaatttacatataacaaaatGCCCCTGTTTTCGGTAGAGTTTGGGGAGTTTTGACAGTCTTATTCATCCAGATAGCCACCACCCCAGATGAGGATCtttccatcactccagaaagTGCTCTCGTGCCCCTTGCCAGcctggcctcccccccccccacacacacactcagagacGACCGCTTAGCACATGCAGGACGCGGAATGGACAGGACCCTACCGCTCGCGCAccttcgtgtctggcttcttttcctcAGCATGACGCCCGCCCATGAGACTGGTCGTGCGTCTCGATAGTTGTTTCCTTTGCAGGACCCATAGTGCCCCACGGTGCAGACACACGGCATGGGTCCTTGAGCGCTGACAAGACAGTTGGGTCATGTCTTGGTTAGGCCGTAATGAACACAGGCGCTGTGAGCACCCATCACAAAAAAAGGACAACTACTCTCCTCGCTCTCGGGGAAACTGGGGCGTGGGCTGGCCGGGTCGTGTGCAGCCTGTGTCACGGCGTGTTTAGCCTCCCGAGAAACAAACGGTTTCCCAAGGCGGTCCTCCGGTCTTacactccccgcccccacccccaccccctcagagAGGGAGGGGCGGCCGCTCTGCCCTCGCGCAGGCGCAGGCCAGGCCAGGAAGTGGGGACGCTGCGATGGTTACCAGCCGATTGCCAGCCGCACAGGCCTCGCTGACgggtgtctcccctcccccaccccaggtgaTCCGGACGGACACGTTCAAGCACCTGCGGCACCTGGAGATCCTGCAGCTGAGCAAGAACCTGGTGCGCAAGATCGAGGTGGGCGCCTTCAACGGGCTGCCCAGCCTCAACACGCTGGAGCTGTTCGACAACCGGCTCACGACGGTGCCCACGCAGGCCTTCGAGTACCTGTCCAAGCTGCGGGAGCTCTGGCTGCGCAACAACCCCATCGAGAGCATCCCCTCGTACGCCTTCAACCGCGTGCCCTCCCTACGGCGCCTGGACCTGGGCGAGCTCAAGCGGCTGGAGTACATCTCGGAGGCGGCCTTCGAGGGCCTGGTCAACCTGCGCTACCTCAACCTGGGCATGTGCAACCTCAAGGACATCCCCAACCTGACGGCCCTGGTGCGCCTGGAGGAGCTGGAGCTGTCGGGCAACCGGCTGGACCTGATCCGCCCGGGCTCCTTCCAGGGCCTCACCAGCCTGCGCAAGCTGTGGCTCATGCACGCCCAGGTGGCCACCATCGAGCGCAACGCCTTCGACGACCTCAAGTCGCTGGAGGAGCTCAACCTGTCCCACAACAACCTGATGTCGCTGCCCCACGACCTCTTCACGCCCCTGCACCGCCTGGAGCGCGTCCACCTCAACCATAACCCCTGGCACTGCAACTGCGACGTGCTCTGGCTGAGCTGGTGGCTCAAGGAGACGGTGCCCAGCAACACTACGTGCTGCGCCCGCTGCCACGCGCCCGCCGGCCTCAAGGGCCGCTACATCGGCGAGCTGGACCAGTCGCACTTCACCTGCTACGCGCCGGTCATCGTGGAGCCGCCCACGGACCTGAACGTCACCGAGGGCATGGCCGCCGAGCTCAAGTGTCGCACGGGCACCTCCATGACCTCCGTCAACTGGCTGACGCCCAACGGCACCCTCATGACCCACGGCTCCTACCGCGTGCGCATCTCCGTCCTGCACGACGGCACGCTCAACTTCACCAACGTCACGGTGCAGGACACGGGCCAGTACACGTGCATGGTGACGAACTCGGCCGGCAACACCACCGCCTCGGCCACGCTCAACGTCTCGGCCGTGGACCCTGTGGCGGCCGGCGGTGCGGGCGGTGGCGGCGGGGGTGGCCCGggaggcggcgggggcggcggcggcgggggcagcGGCGGCTACACCTACTTCACCACCGTGACCGTGGAGACCCTGGAGACGCAGCCCGGAGAGGAGACCCTGCAGCCGCGGGGGACGGAGAAGGAGCCTCCGGGGCCCACAACGGACGGTGTCTGGGGCGGGGGCCGGCCCGGGGACGCCGCCGGCCCGGCCTCGTCGTCCACCACGGCGCCCGCCCCGCGCTCCTCACGGCCCACGGAGAAGGCGTTCACGGTGCCCATCACGGACGTGACGGAGAACGCCCTCAAGGACCTGGACGACGTCATGAAGACCACCAAGATCATCATCGGCTGCTTCGTGGCCATCACGTTCATGGCCGCCGTGATGCTCGTGGCCTTCTACAAGCTGCGCAAGCAGCACCAGCTCCACAAGCACCACGGGCCCACGCGCACCGTGGAGATCATCAACGTGGAGGACGAGCTGCCTGCCGCCTCGGCCGTGTCcgtggccgccgccgccgccgtggCCGGTGGGGGGGGCGTCGGCGGGGACAGCCACCTGGCCCTGCCCGCCCTGGAGCGCGACCACCTCAACCACCACCACTACGTGGCGGCCGCCTTCAAGGCGCACTACAGCGGCAACCCCAGCGGCGGGGGCTGCGGCGGCAAGGGCCCCCCGGGGCTCAACTCCATCCATGAACCTCTGCTCTTCAAGAGTGGCTCCAAGGAGAATGTGCAAGAGACGCAGATCTGAAGCCGCCGGGCGGGGGCCCCCGGGGCTCGGGCCACACCGGGACCCTCCCCACAGCCCCGGCCCCGCGCCCGGACCACGCAGGGAAGGTCGGGGAAGGAGGGGCCGCAGCCCCGCCCGCGTGCGGACCCCTGGGCGGCTCACCTCCGCGAGGACACGGCGGGGCTCTGGGAACAGAGCCCCCGCGGTTCTGGCCGCAGCCCCCCATCCCAGGCGACGGGAGGGGATGCAGGATTCCGGAGAAGTGGCTGGAACCCTCCGCTTTTCCTCCTCGCGCTCTCAACCGACCCTTCCCAGCCCTCCGCCTTCCAGGGGAGAGAGGAGCTTTTTGGGGGGTGTCCTTTCCCCTCATCCCCAACGACCCTCCTTTTACGGTTCATTTTTTGCAGTTTGACGCCTgtcccccctcccgcccctccgcCCTCGAAACTGAAGAGACAGACGCGTGGTCAGAGCCTCCAgacaccctgccctgcccccccttcACCCCCAGCCCTCACCTGCCCCACAGACTCTTTTGATACTGAAGGGAGGTTTGCGTCAACGACTACCTGCTctgtaattactttaaaaaaaaaacacggaaaaagtaaaaaaaaaatattttttttggtcATGAAAGCATGGAGGACAGAGAAAACAGAGTGAATGCGGGCAGGGGCTCAATGAGAATGGAAAAGTCAAGTGTCACGGGCCCCACCCGGAGGGTTGGAGGGATCAGCTCCTCCAGTGGCTCCTAGGCCCCTCACCCTTGACCTCAGGAGTTCCAGAGAGGGGCTCAGGCACCCAGCACACCCTTATGTACTGGGACCCTcgtccccagcccccactcatGCCCCCAGGGTTCcacgggctgggggctgggcagctCCTAGTTCCAGATCCAGGAGTCCAGGACCGGGTGTGGACAGGTGGAGGAGCCGGTGGGGGAGGACCCTTCTTTGCCTCCTGCAGCTCAGCTCCACTCCAGTCTCCAGGTGGCGTTCCTTCCACACACGCTCGTCTCTCTGTCCAAATTTGCTCgcttttataaggacaccgggTCATAGGGGACTAGGGCCCCCCTACTTCAGcaggacctcatcttaacttgatcatctgcaaagaccctgtttccagaTAAGTTCACATTCATGGGTCCTGGAGGTCAGGACTCAGCATATCTTtttaggggacacaattcaacccagaACAGAGCCAAACCACAGTGCGTCCGTCCCCTCTGCAAACCCACAAGCCAGTGCAGGCAGCAAGGGGGTCAGGCTGAAAGGGTGTAAGGAGTGATGTGCTCCTGGCCCCGCTGGACTGGGTGGCCCGCCTGGGGAGCTGTTGCGCCCTCTTGCTGACGCACAGGCAGGAAggtcgggggtgggaggggctgctcTGTAATTCAGAAGCACAGGGGCTCACGCAGAGCCCCAGGAGGGAACAGGAGCCAGCAGGTGGGAGCAAACCCCGGGTCAGCCAGGATGGCAGCCACCGGGGGAGACCCaccagggctggggcaggtggcTGCAGGTGAGACCCAGCAGGGCTGCCGTCTCATGCTGTAGGGCCCGGCACAGGCTGAAGGAAGCAGAGGGTCCACCGGGTCGAGGCGCCGCTCCCGGCAGATGTGGCCCAGGGACATGCAGGGCTGAGCTCTCTTCTTCCCCTCGGCCTAGCCTGGCCCCCATACTCGGCGGGCGTGGGCCCTGTGTGCTCTGTGCCCCCTTCTCCGGCTCTGTGCGTGCCGCAGTCTCATGTCTCCCCCACCTGGGACTCCTACTAAAGCACATTCTTCCCTTAGGGTCCCGAGAGCTGCCTGCCTCTGCGATGGCCGTCTGGGGTCTCTGGCCCTGTCTGTCTGCATCTGCCTGCTCCTGCCTGTCGACCTGGGCCTCTTAGAGCCTGGCTCCCCGTCGCTCcctttcatgctctctttctctcccttcctctttcagtGCGATCCTGGTTGCCATGGCAATGCTGCGGCGGGGaccaggtgggggggggcagggagccgcACTGCCGCCGCAGCCTGCAGCCTCCGCCATCTCCGATGCCAGGCACCTGCAGGGCGCCTTGGCTCAGCCTCATTTGGGGGGACCTCGGGGCCTCTGCAGGCCTCTTGGACTTCTCCTTGGAcaatggggggtggggaagggggcagggtgtGGGAGTGAGAGTGCAGTATTGGGGGGCTGTGGCCTCGTGGCCAGGAGAAGAGTGGATGAAATGTGAGAAGTCAAGATGAACCGAGGGGAGACCAGACTGGAACCGGGCTGGGGCCGGGGGCGACAGCTGGGATGAGCCGGGTTCCAGCTCCTGCTGCCTGTGCAAGACGGGGCATCACCAGGCCAGGCCTCCCTGGGaacttggggtggggaggagatgcGGGCCTGGCCCAGCTGGGGACAGAATGGCAGCCAGCCCAGAGAAGGCGGGGCTGGAGGGCTGGAGGTCCAGGGAGAGGCCCGGAGACAGCGACAGGATGGAAGGAGAGAGTCAGGGACAGaaccaaggaaagaaaagatggaggaggaaTGTTGACAAGAAACACGGGTGCTGAGAcatggggctggggggtgggtaGCAGGCCCAAGGGCGGGGACCGGAAATTCAGGAGCAAGGGACAGACTGGGAGCCCAGAGTCCCCATCAgcatctcctctcctctccctcgctcccaaccctctctacccccaccccaagcaggaTGCAGTTTCCATGACAACCTGGCTGGCCAAAAAGGGGGGCTGGGGACTGCAGAGGAAATTTTCCACATtagcaggaagggaggagggtagaaagcagggaaggaaggggctgggTACAGTGGGGGCCACGAAGGGCCCTGGAACCCCAAGTCATTGTGCCCACTGCCCCAGaatcctcacccccacccccacccccacccccaccccaggaaaatGTACCCTCTCCGCTGGGCCActgtggggaagggggaaggttCTGGAGAGGATCAAGGGTCAAATGTCCAAAGATCAGCCACTGCCCAGGCcttgaggggaggggggcagtgagcAGCTGACAGAGCTCCGGCCTCACGAAGACCACCAGATTCAAGGGCATGGCTCTCGACAGGGTCCCAAGGAGGGTAGGGGTGGTGGGCTACGGCCGCCTTGGTGAGTCACTGACCCTCCGGAGCCTCTTCCCCAGGCCCCTTCCTGAAGCCCCAAAGCCCTTCCCTCCACAAACACACCTTCATGTAGGTCTTTATCTGcaccctggctctgcctctctgcctgagCACCGTCCACTTCCCACCACGGGGCCCCATCCCCCTCTCTCTGGGTCCCTGACCCCCTCCCTTGGGCctccgtccccctccctctggatctccttccccctccctcagggtcccgtccccctccctctggtctctgtccccctccctctggtctctgtccctctctcactgaatctccctccctctccccaggacaGTCCCTTGTTTCTCACCTGCTGACTCAGGGACCAGAACTGGGCCTAGAACTTGTTTTTGTCTGGAATCGTGACCCAGGGCGAATGGCAGGGAGTGTGCCCCCTTCCCTGCAACTCCAGAACCTCACTGCTCTTGGGGAGAGGTCAGTGATCTCACCGTGaaagactggggctccctgaagCTCCTGTTCTGGCCTCCCTTAGGTGGTGTGATCTCAGGCGAGTCCCTTACCCTCCCTGGGCCAAATGCAAAACCTCTCAGGCCAGGGTGAAGAGTGACAGGCCTCTAGAGACTCTGAGGGAATCTGAGGAGGGGAGGTCCAACACCTCTCCAAGGCCCTCCCCCATATCTCCCCTCTCCCAGGCACCCTGACCTTGTGGTGGAAGTGGCCCATCCTAAAATAATCCAGGAATCTGGGGCACAGATCCTGCGCTATGCCAGTCTTCTGGTGAGCTCCGCCCAGCCTGCCtcggccccaccccaccctaaaGTGGGATCTCCCCTgacctcagcccctccccaccttcatcCACCCCAGGTGGGGTCTCCCTCAGCCCTGGCTGACCAGGCCACAGAGCAGCAGCTCCTGGAGGCCTCGCACCGCTGGAACCACACTGTGTTTGTGGCCCGGGGGGCCCTGTGGGGCACTGAGGACATCACCAGATTGGATGCAGCTGGAGGCCTCCAGGTGAGGGCCCGCTGGGCTCCCGGGCGAACCAGAGAGGGCCTACAGAGACCCCCCAGTCCCGTCACCCTGTCTGTCACTTCCAGAGTCTTCGCGTCACCATGGCCACGCACCCAGATGGCTTCCGGCTCGAGGGACCACTGGCTGCGGTGCCCAGCACTGGGCGTCGCACTGTGCTCTATGAAGGCCCCGTGCGTGGGCTCTGCCCCTTTGCCCCCCGCAACTCCAACACCATGGCAGCCGCTGCACTGGCCGCCCCCAGCCTGGGGTTTGATCGCGTGGTTGGGGTGCTTGTGGCTGATCTCAGGTGAGCAAAGGCGTGCGGGGGTCCATGCTGGGGCCAGGCCAGCTGGAATGACTGCCCTGCTTGCCCCAGCCTCACAGACATGCACGTGGTGGACGTGGAGCTGAGTGGACCCCCGGGCCCCACAGGACGAAGGTTTGCTGTGCACACGCACAGAGAGAATCCTGCGGAGCCAGGCGCTGTCACAGGCTCTGCCACTGTTACCACCTTCTGGCGCAGCCTCCTGGGTGCGGCCCCTCTCCCCAAGCCCTGGGCGCCCCTGCTCTACCGAGCTGGGGTCTCAGGCTCTGTCTGGTTCTGCAGTTCTCAATCTGTCTCTGTTGACTgatctttatttctgtttctccttcaccTTCCACTCCACGGTTTTGAGTCTTGATAGATCTATCTCTGCCCAAGGTTCCTTTCTCTGAGTTTCTGTATCCCTCCTCGGCGGGAGCCTATaacctctcactccccctctccGTCTCAGTCCTTTTCTGTCTacctccacccctcaccctcgTCTGTCCCTCCCATCAGGTGTCTGTCTCTCCTTATCTCTCGGCCCCAGCCTTTTATTCCCTCTATCTCCCCTGCAGGGTGCTGCCAGCTCCCCTCCAGGCCGGGGATCCATCTCTGCTGAGAAGCCTCCTTCCCTGGTGGACATCTTCGTCTCATTTACGTCCCCCCATCACCGCCCTGGCCTCGGTTACCCCCaacctccttcctgcctcagtaAATATTGGAGGCTTTTCTCCCTGCATGGTCTGGTGTCTCTGGTCCCTTGTTTCCCTTCTGTGACATCACGCCGCGACTACACAACAGGCTTGGTGCTACCGCAGAGGACGAGCACACGCGAGAAGCAACACTCCCGGGAGCTATCGCGAGAGCCTACccactacatttcccagaatcctctGAACACCCGGGGGTGTGGCCGTGCGCGAAGGCCGGGGGAGGCCTTTGTAGGGCATATTTCCGGGATTCGCCGCGGCGACGGAATCGCAGTTCCGCGTTCTCGGGGCGACAGTGGACTTCCGAGCCAAGCTGCCCGGAAGTTCCGTACCGAGCAGAGGGCCGTCGCGGGGGCCGCCGGAAGACGTAGTCCGGCTCGCGGGGGCCGCCGGGAGCTGTGTGCGTCCGGCCTGGCCAGTCAGCGCCGTGCTGCCCGCCCCTCACTCGGAACCCAGAGCCGCCGCCCAGGGGGATGCGGGAGCCCCTGGTTTCGGGGAGCAGAGAGGCAGGCGGGGTGAGGGGCGTTGCCAGGCAACGGGCAAGCGCCGCGGTTGGGGTACGGGTGGGGGAAAGGTCTCTGTTCCTTGGTGTCCGGGGAGGGGGCTCTGTTGCCGAGTGACAGGAGCAGAGAACCCTGTTGTTTGTGGTAGGGGAGGGGAGTCTTCTGTTGCTAGGCGACTAGAGGAGACCCTGTTACCTAGAAACAGGGGAGGAGGATTTCTCTATTGCAAAGTAACCAGAGGAGAGCCTTGTTACCTAGTTGGGGAGAGGGTCCTCTGTTGCTAGGTAACCAGAGAGGGAGCCTGTTACCTAGGGACAGGGGACGGAGTTTGCTAGGTGACCACCATAGGGACCCTTTCACTTAGGGATGTGGCGGGGGTGGTCCTCTGTTGCTAGGTCAGTAGGAAAGCCTTTTTCCTAGCAGTAGGGGATGGAGGCACCCCGTTGCTAGGAGAGCTCCTGGGGAGCAGGGACACCAGTGTCTCAGGCTGCCCTGAGCCCCCACCTCAATGGCAGTGCCTCCAGGGCCTGCTGGCAGGTTGGGCCTCCAGATCCCAGGCCGAGTACTTTCTCCCGTCACCCCCAAGCAGGAGCCGAGGACGGCATGTCCCAGGCCCCAGGAGCACAGCCGAACCCGCCCTCCGTTTATCACGAACGGCAACGCCTGGAGCTGTGCGCAGTCCACGCCCTCAACAACGTCCTGCAGCAGCAGCTCTTTAGCCAGGAGGCTGCGGATGAGATCTGCAAGAGGTGACCGTGACCCGTCCTAACTCCTGGAGAAGCGGGGCTCTTGGGCAGAGCAACCAACTAGGTCTCCCAGCGTGGCAGGGACAGAGCCACCCCATCACCTGCCTGGGGAACCCTGGGACTGAGACATGGAGCTGTGGCCTCTCACACCTGCCCTTCGCCACAGCCGCGTCCCCAGCTCAGGCCTCACCTTCCTTTATCTGGACCCTCatccccacatcccctccagcctCTCAGCTTCTGGATTTTCTCCACCGGTCCACGCTATGCACAGCCCCAGCGCTGACCCTGTCCTCCCTTGCTCACAGCCCTCATCTGGCTCCCCAACAGCCCTGGTAGAAGTCCCAAGTCCTGCAGCCTAATATCCAAGGCCCTGCATGCTCTGGTCCCCATCTTCCTCTTCAGCATCATGTCTCACTGCACCCTCAAACCACAGTCCTCCCCAGTCTCCAAATGAGCCCTGCTACaatgcctctgggcctttgcatgGGCTGTTCTTTCTGTCTGGAACAGCTTCCTTCTCTTGGCAGCCTGGCATGTTCCTCCGCACTATGCAAGATTTCAAACGTCACTTCTTTATTCCTGCTCTGCcttgtctcttcctctctgtccccagagccctaTTCCTAGCCCAAGCCCGTCATCTCCTGGATCCGTCCTCCTGTCAGTAACTGG
This genomic window from Ursus arctos isolate Adak ecotype North America unplaced genomic scaffold, UrsArc2.0 scaffold_19, whole genome shotgun sequence contains:
- the ASPDH gene encoding aspartate dehydrogenase domain-containing protein isoform X1; the encoded protein is MALDRVPRRVGVVGYGRLGQSLVSHLLTQGPELGLELVFVWNRDPGRMAGSVPPSLQLQNLTALGERHPDLVVEVAHPKIIQESGAQILRYASLLVGSPSALADQATEQQLLEASHRWNHTVFVARGALWGTEDITRLDAAGGLQSLRVTMATHPDGFRLEGPLAAVPSTGRRTVLYEGPVRGLCPFAPRNSNTMAAAALAAPSLGFDRVVGVLVADLRVLPAPLQAGDPSLLRSLLPWWTSSSHLRPPITALASVTPNLLPASVNIGGFSPCMVWCLWSLVSLL
- the ASPDH gene encoding aspartate dehydrogenase domain-containing protein isoform X2, encoding MALDRVPRRVGVVGYGRLGQSLVSHLLTQGPELGLELVFVWNRDPGRMAGSVPPSLQLQNLTALGERHPDLVVEVAHPKIIQESGAQILRYASLLVGSPSALADQATEQQLLEASHRWNHTVFVARGALWGTEDITRLDAAGGLQSLRVTMATHPDGFRLEGPLAAVPSTGRRTVLYEGPVRGLCPFAPRNSNTMAAAALAAPSLGFDRVVGVLVADLSLTDMHVVDVELSGPPGPTGRRFAVHTHRENPAEPGAVTGSATVTTFWRSLLGCCQLPSRPGIHLC
- the LRRC4B gene encoding leucine-rich repeat-containing protein 4B; protein product: MACARSSPCPPLPPGRMSWPHGALLFLWLFSPPLGAGGGGVAMTLAAGGGSPPATSCPAACSCSNQASRVICTRRELAEVPASIPVNTRYLNLQENGIQVIRTDTFKHLRHLEILQLSKNLVRKIEVGAFNGLPSLNTLELFDNRLTTVPTQAFEYLSKLRELWLRNNPIESIPSYAFNRVPSLRRLDLGELKRLEYISEAAFEGLVNLRYLNLGMCNLKDIPNLTALVRLEELELSGNRLDLIRPGSFQGLTSLRKLWLMHAQVATIERNAFDDLKSLEELNLSHNNLMSLPHDLFTPLHRLERVHLNHNPWHCNCDVLWLSWWLKETVPSNTTCCARCHAPAGLKGRYIGELDQSHFTCYAPVIVEPPTDLNVTEGMAAELKCRTGTSMTSVNWLTPNGTLMTHGSYRVRISVLHDGTLNFTNVTVQDTGQYTCMVTNSAGNTTASATLNVSAVDPVAAGGAGGGGGGGPGGGGGGGGGGSGGYTYFTTVTVETLETQPGEETLQPRGTEKEPPGPTTDGVWGGGRPGDAAGPASSSTTAPAPRSSRPTEKAFTVPITDVTENALKDLDDVMKTTKIIIGCFVAITFMAAVMLVAFYKLRKQHQLHKHHGPTRTVEIINVEDELPAASAVSVAAAAAVAGGGGVGGDSHLALPALERDHLNHHHYVAAAFKAHYSGNPSGGGCGGKGPPGLNSIHEPLLFKSGSKENVQETQI